The following proteins come from a genomic window of Lolium rigidum isolate FL_2022 chromosome 5, APGP_CSIRO_Lrig_0.1, whole genome shotgun sequence:
- the LOC124652410 gene encoding dehydration-responsive element-binding protein 1H-like, which translates to MDMSGSSSSSTSSHEHSAATSWAPPPKRPAGRTKFKETRHPVYRGVRRRGSAGRWVCEVRVPGGKRGERLWLGTHATAEAAARAHDAGMLALLGGRSAARLNFADSAWLLAVPSALADLADVRRAALAAVADLQRREAADCVATVPVYEADTLSSSASSTEDDAGSSATSLSSELDGLFEVPAAAVLGSDMFDFEFGLSGEMDLGSYYADLAEGMLIEPPPPEFSEVCWDSGADYAALWSY; encoded by the coding sequence ATGGACATGAGCGGCTCATCTTCCTCTTCAACGTCGTCGCACGAGCACTCGGCGGCGACGTCGTGGGCGCCGCCGCCCAAGCGTCCCGCGGGCCGCACCAAGTTCAAGGAGACGCGGCACCCGGTGTACCGCGGCGTGCGGCGCCGCGGCAGCGCCGgccggtgggtgtgcgaggtgcgCGTGCCCGGCGGCAAGCGCGGCGAGCGGCTCTGGCTCGGCACGCACGCCACCGCCgaggccgccgcgcgcgcgcacgACGCCGGCATGCTCGCGCTGCTCGGCGGCCGCTCCGCCGCGCGCCTCAACTTCGCGGACTCCGCGTGGCTCCTCGCCGTCCCGTCCGCGCTCGCCGACCTCGCCGACGTCAGGCGCGCGGCCCTCGCCGCCGTCGCGGACTTGCAGCGCCGGGAGGCCGCCGATTGCGTCGCGACCGTCCCCGTTTACGAGGCTGACACCTTAAGCTCGTCCGCGTCGTCGACCGAGGATGACGCCGGCTCGTCGGCGACGTCCCTGTCTTCTGAACTGGACGGGCTGTTCGAGGTGCCGGCGGCTGCGGTACTGGGCAGCGACATGTTCGACTTCGAGTTCGGCTTGTCCGGAGAGATGGACCTGGGATCGTACTACGCGGACCTCGCGGAGGGGATGCTcatcgagccgccgccgccggaattcAGCGAGGTGTGCTGGGACAGCGGAGCTGATTACGCCGCGCTCTGGAGCTACTGA